Proteins from a genomic interval of Pecten maximus chromosome 13, xPecMax1.1, whole genome shotgun sequence:
- the LOC117341040 gene encoding uncharacterized protein LOC117341040 isoform X2: MNNRFQARNQWNNKRQQQSSSVGIVSQQRSYQNAKAARHSPVQGDTRRQSPARGEFIASSVKQSRKPNKAVQGVKRFPVDQSSHNSQTAELQSPDNRFSNAVYPNHVKTPQRTMYRPKTKYFNSRSGTVNMDASPGASKYTASRAGLSFPSSLPRTGSSTGATKWSAPTSQGTTTYNHRTKQSSSGQVNNRRFVPSSNVATLSTSSRRFTPQQAQVDNVSNARRGYQQINTRTQEVYGTTGNSQIKKQMPVDSTTNNRESPATPSLVSGSLNQWSNPATSQKIESESSPPNTRIKPARSPSEALSGSVSESSSPTLISQNAWSSSFNRNTPHHQQQQEPSSDRNVPTSVVKSVQATHSVEESAIAPAVKTESSQPYGQYQEIRDQQPSTLSTANNWDSKSTSISATSFVPNTATRTSVKHQSMVTLFNENEPIPSFEAMGLARQPSETWSAPNNVELSSISPRKISPKIVNTQSPNTVHKSLARHLIREGTMEQVTKTKIEGNPILKKKQISKMPATNEGSTFDHISVNGLSTKKPQQIYFSKNIDSKPQTVNHGASEGPIVAAGNSKDMTFFSSDTEY, encoded by the exons ATGAACAATCGCTTTCAAGCGAGGAATCAGTGGAATAATAAAAGACAGCAGCAATCGTCCTCAGTTGGTATCGTTTCACAACAGCGCTCATATCAGAATGCCAAAGCTGCACGACACTCTCCCGTTCAAGGCGACACAAGAAGACAATCTCCTGCTCGTGGCGAGTTCATAGCCTCATCTGTAAAACAATCAAGGAAGCCCAACAAAGCGGTACAGGGTGTTAAACGCTTTCCGGTGGACCAATCATCACACAACTCACAGACTGCTGAACTCCAAAGTCCAGATAACCGGTTTTCAAATGCTGTGTATCCCAATCACGTTAAGACTCCCCAGAGAACAATGTATAGAcccaaaacaaaatatttcaactcCAGAAGTGGAACAGTGAATATGGATGCTTCTCCGGGGGCTTCTAAATATACAGCATCTAGAGCAGGACTTTCCTTTCCATCTAGTTTACCAAGGACTGGATCATCGACTGGTGCCACTAAGTGGAGTGCCCCTACATCGCAGGGAACCACAACATACAACCATAGAACCAAACAGTCATCGTCTGGCCAAGTCAATAATAGGAGGTTTGTTCCATCGTCGAACGTGGCAACCCTTTCCACATCTTCCCGTCGGTTTACCCCACAACAGGCTCAGGTGGATAACGTATCAAATGCCCGTCGAGGTTATCAGCAGATTAACACACGCACTCAGGAAGTCTACGGAACCACCGGAAATAGCCAGATTAAGAAACAAATGCCAGTTGATTCCACCACTAACAATAGGGAATCACCAGCAACTCCATCATTAGTATCCGGGTCTCTAAACCAATGGTCAAATCCAGCAACATCTCAAAAAATTGAGTCCGAATCGTCACCACCGAATACACGAATTAAACCAGCTCGTTCACCTTCTGAAGCCCTGAGTGGATCTGTATCGGAGTCATCTTCGCCAACATTAATATCCCAAAATGCATGGAGCTCTTCTTTCAATAGAAATACACcacatcatcaacaacaacaggaacCATCGTCCGACAGAAATGTGCCTACCTCTGTTGTGAAATCAGTACAAGCCACACACAGCGTGGAAGAATCAGCTATCGCACCTGCTGTTAAAACAGAGTCATCTCAGCCATATGGCCAATACCAAGAAATAAGAGATCAGCAGCCGTCCACATTATCTACCGCCAATAACTGGGACAGTAAATCTACGTCAATATCGGCGACATCTTTTGTTCCCAACACTGCTACGAGAACATCTGTAAAGCACCAATCTATGGTGACACTTTTTAATGAGAATGAGCCAATACCATCGTTTGAGGCAATGGGTCTCGCAAGGCAACCATCAGAAACGTGGTCGGCACCAAATAATGTAGAACTGTCATCAATTTCTCCTAGAAAGATCTCTCCTAAGATAGTTAACACACAGTCTCCTAATACTGTTCATAAATCATTAGCTAGACATTTAATTCGGGAAGGTACGATGGAACAggttacaaaaacaaaaatagaagGGAATCCCATATTGAAGAAGAAGCAAATATCGAAAATGCCAGCTACAAATGAAG GTAGCACTTTCGACCACATTTCCGTCAATGGTCTATCCACGAAAAAACCACAACAAATCTACTTTTCGAAAAATATAGACTCTAAACCACAAACCGTCAACCATGGTGCTTCCGAAGGACCGATAGTAGCAGCAGGGAATTCTAAAGATATGACATTCTTTTCCTCCGACACTGAATATTAA